The Bactrocera neohumeralis isolate Rockhampton unplaced genomic scaffold, APGP_CSIRO_Bneo_wtdbg2-racon-allhic-juicebox.fasta_v2 ctg5869, whole genome shotgun sequence genome segment TTGCAGCTGGTGCTGAACCTGCATCTGTCAATATACTTTGCATTTCAAGTAAAACTTCGCGCAACACGCACGTAAATGTATCCACATCGGTTACGTGGTTATTACGCCAACAAGAGCATGCCAAATCATATCATTCTCACGTGGATTTGGCAGCAAAAGCATAACCATCGTCCGCAGCTGGACCATAAGCCATGAAAGCCAAATTAGGTGTGGCCACTTGTGAGGTCGACACACGAAAGATTAAACTCTTCACATAACCAgggatttgaaaaattccgGTATTGGTTTCTTATTCTCAATAGCCATCAGTTTCAAGCCCAACAAATGCCGATCCACACCCTTACCCTGCAACGCATTCGTGGTGTAAGCGCGATGACCGTTTATAGCGGCACGCAACAGCTCGACACGTTTCTTATTATCGGCGCATTCGTCCAACATGGCTTTGGCAAAGGCGACGGATTCATTGGAGCAAGAGCGTATGGTCTCGGTGCGTCCATTGATGTAAATACGCAAATGTGCAGACTCATATTGCGCAGCTGGTACTTTATGTAGTCTGTAAGTAGTGTTCAAGAGTAAGTGCATGCAtgaaactttatttttgtaaagtatgagccaaaatatatttacttgtagTAGGCATATTGCAAAGCGATTTGTATGTAGCTGTCC includes the following:
- the LOC126767386 gene encoding LOW QUALITY PROTEIN: carnitine O-acetyltransferase-like (The sequence of the model RefSeq protein was modified relative to this genomic sequence to represent the inferred CDS: inserted 1 base in 1 codon) is translated as IVFSSSPRFNDKHYDGSARDNYPCAAKLPLKSNNTLNRYIEKARKNVNELAENLHVNVLHFQDYGKGFLKQQKLSPDSYIQIALQYAYYKLHKVPAAQYESAHLRIYINGRTETIRSCSNESVAFAKAMLDECADNKKRVELLRAAINGHRAYTTNALQGKGVDRHLLGLKLMAIENKKPIPEFFKXPGYVKSLIFRVSTSQVATPNLAFMAYGPAADDGYAFAAKST